The following coding sequences are from one Rutidosis leptorrhynchoides isolate AG116_Rl617_1_P2 chromosome 11, CSIRO_AGI_Rlap_v1, whole genome shotgun sequence window:
- the LOC139875088 gene encoding F-box/FBD/LRR-repeat protein At1g13570-like — translation MELLVIMGLLQSQTKSLTFSKGVERLYLASLLSNMPCLVGLVIDGYFLQFSIAENIPKWLPHPANSLKCLYLIDFKFGDLYQLQGVLCILRNSPNLRRLDEYNEDLPNVHLDVKPSLTYLEASDCLDQTLNRLKTINIMDVERSKPLLLFIKLLLEHSPTLEKISIRPRATADAQEKYNFSKDVTRFPQASSKAELHYLDP, via the exons ATGGAGCTTTTGGTCATAATGGGTTTATTACAATCTCAAACCAAATCTTTAACTTTCTCAAAG GGAGTTGAAAGACTTTATTTGGCTAGCTTGTTAAGTAATATGCCATGTCTTGTGGGTTTAGTTATCGACGGGTATTTTCTCCAG TTTTCAATTGCTGAAAATATTCCCAAGTGGCTTCCACACCCAGCTAATAGTTTAAAGTGTCTCTACTTAATAGACTTCAAATTTGGTGATTTGTATCAACTTCAAGGTGTTTTATGTATCCTACGGAACTCACCTAACTTGAGACGACTCGATGAGTACAATGAG GATCTTCCAAACGTGCATTTGGATGTGAAACCATCATTAACTTATCTGGAAGCTTCTGACTGTTTGGACCAGACATTGAACCGCTTGAAAACTATAAATATAATGGATGTAGAAAGATCAAAGCCCTTGTTGCTCTTTATAAAGCTTCTACTTGAACATTCTCCCACACTTGAAAAAATATCAATCCGACCACGTGCTACTGCTGATGCTCAGGAAAAGTACAACTTCTCTAAGGATGTTACACGGTTCCCACAAGCTTCCTCGAAAGCAGAGCTTCACTACTTGGATCCGTAA